One Lacticaseibacillus rhamnosus genomic window carries:
- a CDS encoding ABC transporter permease: MSLGVSAIGQGLLYGLIGLGLFLTFRVLDFPDMTVEGTFPFGAAVAVSAITHGISPIIATLLATVAGMLAGLVTGLLTTKGRIPVLLAGILVMTGLFSINLRIMGRANLSLLHQANLFQGSFLKDLPPYFNSVVVGLIVVVIVVGLLMLFLNTQLGQGFIAAGDNPNMARSLGINPDHQMVLGLMVGNGLVGLAGGLLAQNNGYADVNMGIGIIVIGLAAIIIGEVVFGELTLSQRLVAVILGSIIYRFVLLVVLALGFNADDLKLISAVVLAIAIMVPQIDHQLRLRRVLQKGVQIHG; this comes from the coding sequence ATGAGTTTAGGGGTTTCTGCAATTGGGCAAGGATTGTTATACGGTTTAATCGGACTAGGTCTCTTTTTAACATTTCGGGTGTTGGACTTTCCAGATATGACGGTTGAAGGAACATTTCCCTTTGGCGCAGCAGTGGCCGTCAGTGCGATTACTCACGGTATTTCCCCGATTATCGCAACCTTGCTCGCAACGGTAGCAGGGATGCTTGCCGGGCTGGTGACGGGGTTGTTAACTACCAAAGGCCGAATTCCGGTGCTACTTGCCGGGATCCTGGTCATGACCGGCTTATTCTCGATTAATTTACGGATTATGGGACGGGCCAATTTATCTTTGCTACATCAGGCTAATCTTTTCCAAGGATCGTTCTTAAAAGACTTGCCGCCTTACTTTAATAGCGTGGTTGTTGGTTTAATTGTTGTCGTCATCGTCGTCGGATTGTTGATGTTATTTCTGAACACCCAGTTAGGTCAAGGGTTCATTGCGGCGGGTGATAATCCGAATATGGCGCGGAGTCTGGGGATTAATCCTGATCATCAAATGGTTCTGGGCTTAATGGTTGGCAATGGGCTGGTTGGGCTTGCAGGTGGGTTGCTCGCTCAAAATAATGGCTATGCGGACGTGAACATGGGCATCGGGATCATTGTTATCGGGTTAGCTGCTATTATCATCGGCGAAGTTGTTTTCGGTGAGTTGACTTTGTCGCAGCGGTTGGTGGCAGTCATCTTAGGGAGCATTATTTACCGCTTTGTCTTGCTGGTTGTCTTGGCGCTAGGCTTCAATGCCGATGATTTGAAACTGATCTCGGCGGTCGTGTTAGCCATTGCCATCATGGTGCCGCAAATTGATCATCAATTACGATTACGACGTGTGTTGCAGAAAGGGGTGCAGATCCATGGCTGA
- the trpX gene encoding tryptophan ABC transporter substrate-binding protein: protein MKRMLGFMIIIFGFLGIAYFQSGTTAQQTQTKPTVGILQLTTHPALDAIHKGIIAGLKDKGYVAGKNIKIDFQNAENDQSNLKSMSERFTEEHAAATVGIATPAAQALANVNQKTPIILGAITDPVAAKLVKNVKKPGGNITGVSDQAPIAAQLKLIRQIMPDAKTLGVIATSSDDSAQTQAKMVAKLGPKEGFTVKRYAISSTNDLNQVATQMVSQVDAVFVPTDNTVASAMQTLVAAANARKVPIFPTVDTMVKQGGVATIGLNQFDLGVETGHMLADVLKGKAKPATTPIHFEKTGRLILNEKQAQQLGITLPSSLVKQADAKGTVIK, encoded by the coding sequence ATGAAACGAATGCTTGGATTTATGATCATCATCTTTGGCTTTTTGGGTATTGCTTATTTTCAAAGTGGCACAACCGCGCAACAGACGCAGACAAAGCCGACTGTCGGCATTTTGCAGCTGACAACCCATCCGGCGCTTGATGCGATTCATAAGGGCATTATCGCCGGATTGAAAGATAAAGGCTACGTGGCGGGCAAGAATATCAAGATTGATTTTCAAAACGCGGAAAATGATCAGAGCAATCTGAAGTCAATGTCAGAACGCTTTACTGAGGAACATGCCGCTGCAACAGTCGGTATTGCTACGCCTGCAGCTCAAGCACTAGCCAATGTGAATCAAAAGACGCCGATCATCTTGGGGGCAATTACGGATCCAGTCGCAGCAAAGTTGGTTAAAAATGTTAAAAAACCAGGCGGCAATATTACCGGGGTTTCCGATCAAGCCCCGATTGCAGCTCAATTGAAACTTATCCGGCAGATCATGCCTGATGCGAAAACACTTGGCGTCATTGCGACTTCCAGTGATGATTCCGCACAAACCCAAGCCAAGATGGTGGCTAAACTAGGCCCCAAAGAAGGGTTCACGGTTAAACGGTATGCGATTAGCTCGACCAACGATCTTAACCAAGTGGCGACGCAAATGGTAAGCCAGGTGGACGCGGTGTTTGTGCCGACTGATAATACGGTGGCGAGCGCCATGCAAACTTTAGTGGCAGCGGCTAACGCACGAAAGGTTCCGATTTTTCCAACTGTGGATACCATGGTTAAACAAGGCGGGGTGGCAACGATCGGACTTAATCAATTTGATTTAGGTGTTGAAACCGGGCATATGCTGGCGGATGTTTTAAAAGGCAAAGCCAAACCGGCCACGACGCCGATCCACTTTGAAAAAACCGGCCGACTTATTTTAAATGAAAAACAAGCGCAGCAGTTGGGGATAACATTGCCGAGTTCGTTAGTGAAACAGGCAGACGCGAAAGGAACGGTGATCAAATGA